The following coding sequences lie in one Deinococcus sp. YIM 134068 genomic window:
- a CDS encoding CBS domain-containing protein, with the protein MDVTVGEVRSPQVVSVGAHEGLSAAVVKMDRLGLRRLPVLHGGRVVGIVTAGDVRRGLPRLGERPSAWDFTVLVGRMRVEDVMTQPALTTRTDEELRAAVARMLDARIGALPVLDRNGTLVGMLTRKDVLRAEVRRPRLTWGSVGQHMNRGVLTVTVDIPAAEALARLREGGLHVLPVLEGPHLVGVVHARDLEAEAERGEAAHGGRSPDPPPLLPGRAVRDLMRPPVGSVSEDAPMHRAMERMLEADVYGLPVVSDGGRLLGVVTVSDVLTTVLGGWRPEAAEG; encoded by the coding sequence ATGGACGTGACGGTCGGCGAGGTGAGGAGTCCCCAGGTGGTCAGCGTGGGTGCCCACGAGGGGCTGTCCGCCGCTGTGGTGAAGATGGATCGCCTGGGCCTGCGGCGGTTGCCGGTGCTGCACGGGGGGCGGGTGGTGGGCATCGTCACCGCCGGGGACGTGCGGCGCGGGTTGCCGAGGCTGGGCGAGCGGCCCTCCGCCTGGGACTTCACGGTTCTCGTGGGCCGGATGCGGGTGGAGGACGTGATGACCCAGCCCGCCCTCACCACGCGGACCGACGAGGAGCTGCGGGCGGCGGTCGCCCGGATGCTGGACGCCCGCATCGGGGCGCTGCCGGTCCTCGACCGCAACGGCACGCTGGTGGGGATGCTCACCCGCAAGGACGTGCTGCGCGCCGAGGTACGCCGACCGCGCCTGACCTGGGGAAGCGTGGGCCAGCACATGAACCGGGGCGTGCTCACCGTCACGGTGGACATCCCCGCCGCCGAGGCCCTCGCCCGGCTGCGGGAGGGGGGGCTGCACGTCCTGCCCGTGCTGGAGGGGCCGCACCTCGTCGGGGTGGTCCACGCCCGCGACCTGGAGGCCGAGGCCGAGCGCGGGGAGGCCGCCCACGGCGGACGTTCCCCCGACCCCCCGCCGCTTCTGCCGGGCCGGGCGGTGCGTGACCTGATGAGGCCCCCGGTCGGCTCGGTCTCCGAGGACGCCCCCATGCACCGCGCGATGGAGCGAATGCTGGAGGCCGACGTTTACGGCCTGCCGGTCGTCAGCGACGGGGGGCGGCTGCTCGGCGTCGTCACGGTGAGCGACGTGCTGACCACCGTTCTCGGGGGCTGGCGACCGGAGGCGGCGGAGGGGTGA